Below is a window of Vulpes vulpes isolate BD-2025 chromosome 5, VulVul3, whole genome shotgun sequence DNA.
GATGCAAGCAGTTAAGGTACTGCACCTAGGAGATATCACCAGGACCAGCATCAGCTGACACCCCAGTGGTTAAGTGACAACTGCACTTAAATAATTCACAATAGAGGCTATCCCAATGAAGccatagagaaaacaaaagttggataaatactatgaaaatagTCAAAGTGATCTGTAGAACAGTAACAAGCTGCAcactatatatttaaatgtaggtccaagtaggaaaaaaaaaaaagagtatgtgaaGCAGAAACCCCACTACAAGAAATGTTGGCtgcaatttttttccaaattaatttaaaaacaacaatgatatgtatatgtttatgtataagtatatatttatatacatatatatgtacgtatacacacacatatatgatttaaaaagctaaaattattcTAAGCAGGGTAAACAGGAAATTATACCAACATCACATTCAAATTTGACAGAGAAATCCTTAAACCAATGATAGAGAAATCCTTGATAAACCAATGAtagagaaatctttaaaaagagatagaggggggatccctgggtggcagagcggtttggcgcctgcctttggcccagggcgcgatcctggagacctgggattgaatcccacgtcgggctcccggtgcatggagcctgcttctccctctgcctgtgtctctgcctctctctctctctgtgtagagataattttaatcataattaaaaataaataaataaaaagagatagaGATTGTCAGCCCCGgcagctcagaggtttagctctgccttcggcccagggcgtgatcctggggtcctgtgattgagtcctgggcgggcttcctgcatggagcctgcttctccctcggcctgtgtttctgcctctctctctgtctctctctctctttctgtctctcatgaattaattaatggataaaatctttttaaaaaagagagagatgaaagatattttgtgaacagataaagaaaagatttaccactgggatccctgggtggcgcagcggtttggcgcctgcctttggcccagggcgcgatcctggagaaccgggatcgaatcccacgtcgggctcccggtgcatggagcctgcttctctccctctgcctatttctctgcctctctctctctctgtgactataataaaaaaaaaaaaaaagaaaagatttaccACTGATATACTGGCAGCAACAATACAAATCATAAAACATTGTCTTATATCAATTTATTGTCCAATAAAAGTATCTTTGGATAATGGATGCTGTATAACCAAAATTGCATTATCTTTTTCTAGAAAgtcattctttcatttactcatggattttgtgtgtatgtgtgtatgtgtgtgtttgtgtatgtgagaGAAATATACCCAATATGTGCATGATATTGTATAACTAAGATGCTAACCGAAGCATATTTATGATTTCCAGGTTCTAGTGATActgtacaatttatttattcagttagaCACAGgcacaaaatactttttaatttttctcaatgaGACCTTCTAAGAATTAACAGACTCATGATACTCTTCCTCAAgtaattatatgcatttttttttattctggggtcagattaaaattttaacaaaatgagtCTCAAGGGGGTAGGAAAGTGTTTAAATACATCCTGCAGCAACCAGTGAGGATTAAAACAAAAGTCATAGTAGATTCTCTAGTAAGGTAAGTAGAAAACACTGGCCTTTGAAAATGTCAGTATATAGCTTAAGCTGGTTATCGTCAAAGTCTCGATGGGCACTATGCTCTGCAAAACTTTCTTCCTTTGCAATAGACTTTTCTGTCAGTAATAGGATTCATGTATAGGAGAGACCTGTTCTGTACTCTCTGGTACTCTGAGCTGTGTTTCTTAGACCACCTTTGTTTTCATATAACTTACTGCCTCTGTTCTCTATTTTAACAGGAATCTTTGTGTATCcttatttaccttatttttttcttgttccacTCTTCATTTCCTATTGACTCAGGGTGACCTTAATAGAGAGAAAGACTGTTATTATCTATATGAGAATATATTCTGAAGACAGAATAACTTTTTTGAATTTTGACTCCACTACTTACTGAGTAACCTTGGTtaagtcattttttctttttttactttcatactCTATACTTCCTAGAGGTATTGTGTGCATCatatgagttaatatatgtaaattgcTCAGATAAGTGTCCAGCACATAGTGAATTCTCTATCAACGCTTCATATTTATCCAAATTCTTCTTCTCACTAGGCCTCTTTAGATTAATTTCCATggagaattaataaaaaattggaaTGGCCAAATCCTTTTAGTACAAGAGCAATGTATGTTTGGAAGATCATTAGAAAAATTGAttcaggggcatctgagtggctcagttggttaactgtctgcctttggctcaggtcatgatcttaggggtcctaggactgagccctgtattgggcttcctgctgagcaggaaacctgcatctccctctcctgctgctcctgctctctgtcactatctctgtctctgtctctctcaaataaattaataaaatctttaaaaagaaaataaaatgtgattcaaTAGGCAAAAATACCAATATGGCAAATGTgtacaaaatattaataacaaatttCTAAGATTAACAAATCACACCACTAGTTTTTTTACTGGGTAAATGAACTAAGCAACATTACGGTGAGAATATtgaagtatatatttaaagtcaGAGTTTTCCTGAATACCACCTTGTGCATTACTCCACCAACcattagaaagttttttttttatatcttcccaCATTAAACAGGTATGATCATTGTCAATAAGGTAAGGTTTATGGTTTCAGTGTAGaaatttgttctctttgcttcaaaattttaaaaagctgacctATAATACATCTTTTGTTATACTTAAAACATCTCTGGGTCCAAAAATCAGGTCACTGTATCAAAACAAtcacttaaaagtatttttccacTTTGAAGAATACTTGAGCAAAGTTTCCATCACTGCATGCTGTGTGTAGGTCTCATTCTATCACAGGGGTGTCATCAGCTAGGAATGTTAGTGGGCCCATGCTACTCTTGGTCTCAGAGGGCTTGGAGGACCTGGATTTCTGCCTTTATTGGGGTCAAGGGTGAAAGGTCTAGAGTTTCGTGAGTTTGCTCTTTATTGGTGCATTTTAAACATAGGAGCAGGAATTAAAGCTTGGGAAGAGAAATGCAGGGTCTCTTCAAAAGTCGGCCCTCTAGGTCACCCAGGGCtttccaaaatatacagagaCCTCATGGGCAGGGTGGCCTGACTCTTTACCTAATTGTGTAGCTAGCAATATGCTTATTTGAGATGGATGTTTTAGAAATTGATGCATTGGCAATGAAAAGCTTAATCTCAGGGATTTATATTACAATCAAAAAAGCTGATTGTCAGGCATTTACACTGCAGTGTGAGTGTAGATATTTGTAGTTTGAGCCTAATGGTACGAGGAGTCTCCATTTACATTTTATGATAAAGTATATCTGTAtctgggtgccagggtggctcagtcagctaagtgtttgatgcttaattttggctcaaatcatgatctcagggtcctgggattgagcccagcatggggATCCACATTCAGTGCACaaagtctgctttagattctctctctctctctctcctcccttaaaaataaataaataaataaattctaaaaaaaagcatatttgtaTTTCatgcataatattttaaattctcttagaAGGTAGCATCCCCAATATAATATAGTGCTTTTATACCTTATACAGCTTACCAAGATGAACCATATGGATAAACAGAATTATACTGCAGTGAGTGAGGTGACTGAATTTATTCTCATGGGAATCACCAAAAACCCTCGTCTTCAAGCACCCCTCTTTGGAATCTTCTTCATCATATACTTGGTCACGGTGACAGGCAATCTGGGCATAATTATCTTGACCCATTTGGACTCCAGGCTACATACTCCGATGTActttttccttaaacatttgtCAATTACTGATCTTGGTTACTCCACTGTCATTGGCCCAAAaatgatggtaaattttgtggTGCACAAAAATACAATCTCCTACCATTGGTGTGCCACCCAGCTGGCAGTCTTTGAGATTTTCATCATCACTGAACTGTTTATTCTTTCAGCAATGGCCTATGATCGCTATGTAGCCATCTGCAAACCTCTCTTGTATGTGGTCATCATGGCAGAGAAGGTACGTTGGGCGCTGGTCCTTGTTCCCTATCTCTACAGCGtatttgtgtctctttttctcACAATTAAGTTATTTAAACTGTCCTTCTGTGGATCTAACATTATCAGTTATTTTTACTGTGACTGCCTTCCTCTCATATCCCTGCTCTGTTCTGACACACATGAGTTAGAattgatcattttaattttttcaggctgtaatttgctctcttctctcttgatTGTTCTTGTATCCTATATGTTTATTCTTGTGGCCATTCTCAGAATGAACTCAACTGAAGGGAGATACAAAGCCTTCTCCACCTGTAGCTCCCATCTGACAGTGGTGACTGTGTTCTATGGGACATTACTCTTTATTTACCTGCAACCCAAATCCAACCATACTTTTGATATTGATAAAATGGCTTCTGTGTTTTATACTCTGGTGATCCCTATGCTGAATCCATTGATCTACAGCTTAAGGAACAAAGAAGTAAAAGGTGCTCTGAAGAGAACTTTAACCAATGGGTGCAAAATCCCCACTTAGTCTCTAACTTTTCAGTTGCAAAGgtccaaaaatatttctttaatactCCATTAGTCCAACTATAGCATCAAAAGGTAGCAATGTTTTACCTGAGTGTTTCCTTCGTTTTCTGGATAAAATAGTTCCTCTTATATCTCCCTGTACTCTTCTCCACGtcagttgaataaatgaataaatattgtaGACAGATAGTTTAACTCTCAAGTGATATTAAAGGTCATATTGGAGCCTATAAGCAAATCATATTGAATTTGGGCTTGtagaggttaaaaagaaaaaaaccttagtCAAAATTGAATAGAATTAATtagaataatgtatattttatagtaGTCACTTCATATTAACAATAAATAAGATTGTATCATGGAGAATGTGTAGGCTAGCCAGGAggcaagtaagtaagtaaatgtGTGATTATAACAGAACTTGAACAAATTGTTTCAAGAATCTAGGCTAAATGGGAAATAAAGTATATTACCTCAGAATGAAATGTTCAATTGGATTGAGTTTATATTTTCTACCTCAAGGATACAGTGGTCATTTGGGAAGATTTTTTCATTAGGAGTATGAGAAAAATATTGACTGATTATGCATCCCTCTGGAGAGATCCTCAAACTATATAGCTAACTTTGATTTATGACAGCCTGATGATAAGCTGATTTAGGATTGCCAAACTCAAGATAAAGGAATTATTGGTCATCTATCAAAATGACatcaacattttgaaaaatctataGCAGTTAGCAGAGATTAAAGATAAATGAGACATTAATGTCTATTTCTTCTCCTCCATCAGACTGTATATACAGTGACAATATTTTGCATGGACTATTGCTAACACAAGGCTTCATTCACATTGTGCACTCACTCAGCAAATGAATGGATTCTCAATATCTTAGTCTCCTCCTTGTTGTTTAAtgggcattttttaaattttaaaaatatatacactacCTCAATAGTGTATGTTTCAATTTCCTTAGAAATTCAAAGTTGAAAATGGGGAATTAAGTCAAATATAAACTGTGGCCTCCATGTCCCAAAttcatgtatattatttattttttcccttcttgtaTTGTAGTATATTAACAGAGTTGATCTTAACTGTTCTCACCgcaaatagaaaaattaactATGTAAAGTGATAGATATGTTAATTACcctgattgtggtaatcatttcataatgataattttgtaacatacacatatatcattGTTGTACCCTTTaattatatccatttttatttagcaattgtaacctcaataaagcttttttttatttttaaaagtcaaaattaaaCATGActacaataaaagataaatgaaacataataaaagaaatagaaagttgtATTCTCTGATCATATCAATTTTGTTTACCATGTTGGTTTTGGATCCTGTCTTAAGCATatgttattatgaataaattttattttctagaataaCCTCTTATATTATACTACACAGTCCTTTTTAgtcatatatgtttttctttcccaaattctATTATTTCCGTTGCTATCCACAAACCAAAAGTAAAGTCAAATAATATTAATAGCATTCTTCTATATCATCCATTATAAAAGGGCTTTACAGAAATAATAATGCACCATACCCCTGcaacttatttttcttacttgagAATTTATCATTAGCATCATTGTTGGTCAATAAACATTAGATATCATTTTTAACATAAGCCTACAAATATGTGGTATCCATCAATCACTATGTTTGCCATCCCTTGATAGATAGACACTTAATTGTTtgcctctttttatttctgtggggTATCCATCAATCACTCTGTATGTGCCATCCCTTGATTAATGGGCGCTTGATTGCTtacagctttttatttctttcaccattattaaaataagaacataatAAAAAGCTTTATACTTATGACATACATactcttgctttttatttctgaaataaatgtaaGAGTTCTTTCACATTCCAATGATATATTGGGTAGATGTTTTATAAACAtgcataaatatttgaaataaaaaagaaaatacagaagaaaagtgTTATGCATTGTAATTTTTTCCCAAGtagtatttttattctattatttcttaagaagggacattaaattaatatttagtgaCATATCATTTTCATTGTGCAATTGTATAATGATGAAGTTGCAAAATGTCAACAATAGATGATTATAGGCATCAGCTGATAATCAAGTGATTATTATAAGCAGATGATGATATCATGAGCTATTTGAAAGTTTAGATGCAACATGAATGGTTCTAAAATATTACTGTCTTTTCTACAAGAAACTTATCATGTTCTTGACTTCATTGGATAGAGCCATTGTCCTTAATCACCATGAAGTACATATTCTCATCATCATTATAATGATAAATAGTTTAGAAATAATGCTATCAACCTACATTAAAATCCTTTAGTATTTGTATACTCTCAAaccttttcccagagttagaactTTTAGTTTTCCTCAAGGTATTTTCAGTGCATATCTAATTAATGGTTTCATGCATTCAAGATTTTAGCTTGGgatatatttaaatcaattattaaATGACAATAATTACAAGGCCCTAATGAATCAATTGAAAAACTCACCCtccaattattttgaaaagtccTTGAGATTGATTTCCTACATGGACTGTGCATTGATTTTTTGAATTCCTTTCctattacttttgttttcaaaaaacagCACAATataccatttcttgaagagatttTCTCAAACACTTCAGATTTCTCAGTGGAACAGAAAGCCATTAATTCTAGCTTTAACAAGCTGGAGAGAGTTGatggaaaaagaagaatgtggggcacctaggtggctcataAGTTACATgcctgaatcttgatttcagctgaggttgtGATTCAGGGtaatgggatcaagtcctgcatcaggctctgtattaagtgtggagcctacctaagattctctctctctctccctctgtccctctctctatgctctctctccctctttctcttaaaaaaaaaaaaatacctctcttAATATGTCATCCTAAGCATCCAATTGGTTCATCTTTTAACTTACCATCATAGGGTTGAGACCAAAGTACATCATAGGGTTGAGACCAAAGTACATCTTCTAACAGGACACAGTGTTAAGGTAGGGATcagattttaatatgaaaatagtttAATAACTGCTACCAAATGTGACTCTTTTCAGAGTAGAAAGTTCTAAGCCTAACCTCATGATATACAAATTAGGTA
It encodes the following:
- the OR8K1 gene encoding olfactory receptor 8K1 — its product is MNHMDKQNYTAVSEVTEFILMGITKNPRLQAPLFGIFFIIYLVTVTGNLGIIILTHLDSRLHTPMYFFLKHLSITDLGYSTVIGPKMMVNFVVHKNTISYHWCATQLAVFEIFIITELFILSAMAYDRYVAICKPLLYVVIMAEKVRWALVLVPYLYSVFVSLFLTIKLFKLSFCGSNIISYFYCDCLPLISLLCSDTHELELIILIFSGCNLLSSLLIVLVSYMFILVAILRMNSTEGRYKAFSTCSSHLTVVTVFYGTLLFIYLQPKSNHTFDIDKMASVFYTLVIPMLNPLIYSLRNKEVKGALKRTLTNGCKIPT